From a region of the Nonlabens dokdonensis DSW-6 genome:
- a CDS encoding helix-turn-helix domain-containing protein, producing MVNSAEFSKRLQKIMDQHDLNASSFAERIHVGRSSISHIISGRNKPSLDFVINTVKEFPEVDLYWLLNGKGTYPKSEEKKASAPSSGSTSENVENTPPSKELVKNKAEDSNDLFSPVQTENTISKTESIKGKNIQKVILLYDDGSFEYFIP from the coding sequence ATGGTAAACTCAGCAGAATTTTCAAAAAGATTGCAAAAAATTATGGATCAGCATGATTTAAATGCCTCGTCATTTGCTGAACGTATTCATGTGGGACGTAGTTCTATCTCACATATTATATCTGGCCGCAACAAGCCTAGTCTCGATTTTGTAATCAATACTGTAAAAGAATTTCCTGAGGTAGATCTTTACTGGTTGCTCAACGGAAAAGGAACCTATCCAAAATCTGAAGAAAAGAAAGCCTCTGCTCCTTCTTCTGGTTCTACAAGTGAAAATGTCGAAAACACACCACCGTCTAAAGAGCTGGTAAAAAACAAAGCTGAAGACTCAAATGATCTATTTAGTCCAGTACAGACAGAAAATACAATATCAAAAACCGAAAGTATAAAAGGGAAAAATATACAAAAAGTGATATTGCTTTATGACGATGGAAGTTTTGAATATTTTATACCTTAG
- the mscL gene encoding large conductance mechanosensitive channel protein MscL, which yields MKLISEFKEFAVKGNMIDMAVGIIIGTAFNNVIQTLVKKVFLPPLSYLTDGVNFEDKKYVLREAVEGATGDRAKEIAISYGELINVSIDFIVIGFVVFVVVKLMNKLRNDAQDPKNKEVVTPKDIELLNDLKELMQEQNQLLKTK from the coding sequence ATGAAGCTCATCAGTGAATTTAAGGAGTTTGCCGTAAAAGGTAATATGATAGACATGGCAGTAGGTATTATTATAGGTACTGCATTTAATAATGTCATCCAAACATTAGTAAAGAAAGTATTTTTACCGCCATTGTCGTATTTAACAGATGGAGTGAACTTTGAAGATAAGAAATATGTGTTGCGAGAAGCAGTAGAAGGAGCGACCGGTGATCGAGCTAAAGAAATAGCCATAAGCTACGGTGAGCTGATCAATGTAAGCATCGATTTTATTGTGATAGGTTTTGTGGTATTTGTCGTTGTAAAGCTCATGAACAAGTTGCGTAACGATGCACAAGACCCTAAAAACAAAGAAGTGGTAACTCCCAAGGATATTGAGCTTTTAAATGATCTTAAAGAGTTAATGCAAGAACAAAATCAATTGCTTAAAACAAAATAG
- a CDS encoding T9SS type A sorting domain-containing protein produces the protein MRFLIKTILILYFSNAIAQNSGSFSGSLSSGNTVNTFSFTSSGNGQYLFTGSTNSGGGSNTWAVAYIGTYNVGNIGGDFDYTNDQLTFETNCVETGQIINIRIETVGSNISYTINYQFISSTFAVDPEPNDNFSQAINTIENTEYEGWFNNGDFPLTADSEDWYKFTSPRDGTLVVTLENGNNYLGSNVSIVVYQQSSVIVLPSFQTSNGNVTTITFENFNFSGQEIGMKLQSNCVSYKFSWQINSALSLEEIKTKFNMYPNPVSGSQLFTTAQGENVNYVIYNLTGQTVAKGSLQGNSINVTELKSNVYLIQINDGSQTVTKKFIKK, from the coding sequence ATGAGATTTCTAATAAAAACTATTCTTATCCTTTATTTTTCTAACGCTATTGCTCAAAATTCAGGGTCGTTTTCAGGTTCTTTATCTTCTGGTAATACCGTAAATACTTTCAGTTTTACTTCTTCAGGCAACGGACAATATCTATTTACTGGTTCAACAAATTCAGGTGGAGGATCAAATACTTGGGCCGTAGCTTATATAGGAACTTACAATGTGGGGAATATAGGTGGCGACTTTGACTATACTAATGATCAATTAACTTTTGAAACCAATTGTGTTGAGACAGGACAAATAATTAATATACGTATAGAAACAGTAGGAAGTAACATTTCATATACCATCAATTACCAATTTATATCAAGTACATTTGCCGTTGACCCAGAACCAAACGACAACTTTTCACAAGCAATAAATACTATTGAGAATACAGAATATGAAGGATGGTTCAATAATGGAGATTTTCCTCTAACAGCAGATTCTGAAGATTGGTATAAATTTACTTCACCTCGAGACGGTACTTTAGTTGTTACCTTAGAAAACGGTAACAACTATCTTGGTTCTAATGTAAGTATAGTTGTCTATCAGCAATCTAGTGTAATTGTTCTTCCCTCTTTTCAAACTTCAAATGGAAACGTCACAACTATAACTTTTGAAAATTTTAATTTCAGTGGTCAAGAAATAGGGATGAAACTGCAATCAAATTGCGTATCTTATAAATTCTCATGGCAAATCAATAGTGCTTTATCTCTTGAAGAGATCAAAACAAAATTTAATATGTATCCTAATCCAGTAAGTGGATCTCAATTATTCACTACCGCTCAAGGCGAAAATGTAAATTACGTTATTTACAACCTAACTGGTCAAACAGTTGCAAAAGGTAGTTTACAAGGAAATTCAATTAACGTTACTGAGTTAAAATCCAACGTTTACCTCATTCAAATCAATGATGGATCTCAAACGGTAACTAAGAAGTTCATCAAGAAATAA
- a CDS encoding DNA gyrase/topoisomerase IV subunit A has protein sequence MSEENEELENLSEGIEEQSTETITRVTGMYKEWFLDYASYVILERAVPAIEDGFKPVQRRIMQSMKDLDDGRYNKVANIVGHAMQYHPHGDASIGDAMVQIGQKDLLIDMQGNWGNILTGDPAAASRYIEARISKFGLEVLFNPKITEWQASYDGRRKEPINLPVKFPLLLAQGAEGIAVGLSTKVLPHNFIELIDASIKHLQGKRFKLYPDFPTGGAADISNYNDGLRGGKVRVRAKMHSPDKSSIVITEIPFSTTTSSLIDSILKANDKGKIKIKKIEDNTAANVEIMIHLPSGLSPDKTMDALYAFTNCEVSISPLGCVIEDNKPLFVGVSEMLRRSADHTVELLKAELEILLHEVEEQWHFASLERIFIENRIYRDIEEEETWEGVLSAIDKGLQPHIKHLKRKITEDDIVRLTEIRIKRISKFDIDKAQQKIDALEDRIAELKHHLEHLIEFAIDYFTKLKKDYGSGRERKTELKNFEDIVASKVVIRNTKLYVNREEGFIGTSLKRDEYVGDVSDIDDIICFTKEGTMMVTKVDTKTFIGKNIVHVAVFKKKDKRTIYNVIYRDGKSGPSYIKRFAVTSMTRDREYPMGKADKGSVMHYFSANPNGEAEVVTVNLRQQGSIKKLKWDIDFADILIKGRSSRGNQVTKYNIKKVELKEEGVSTLKPRKIWFDDVVKRLNVDGRGELLGEFRGEDRLLIITQKGIAKTIIPEVTARFDEDMVVLEKWIPNKPLSAIYYNGERELFYVKRFLIENEEREESIISDHEGSYLEIISTDYKPVAELVHVKPRGKEQPDNEKIHIEEFIAVKGIAAQGNMLTKSKIKQINLLDPLPYEPEEQTPAQEIEVKEEEEIDSNPAAKDEIKSSTQNKDDLPDPEIDDTGQSSLF, from the coding sequence ATGAGTGAAGAAAACGAAGAATTAGAAAATTTAAGTGAAGGCATAGAAGAGCAATCTACTGAGACCATAACTCGAGTTACAGGAATGTACAAAGAATGGTTTCTTGATTATGCCAGCTATGTGATTCTGGAACGTGCGGTACCTGCTATTGAAGATGGTTTTAAACCAGTGCAACGTCGTATCATGCAGTCTATGAAAGACTTGGACGATGGACGTTATAACAAAGTAGCAAACATTGTAGGTCATGCGATGCAGTACCATCCACATGGAGATGCGAGTATAGGTGATGCTATGGTACAAATAGGTCAAAAAGACCTATTGATAGACATGCAAGGAAACTGGGGAAATATTCTTACTGGTGATCCTGCAGCTGCTTCTCGTTATATTGAGGCACGTATATCTAAATTTGGTCTAGAAGTTCTCTTTAATCCTAAAATAACGGAATGGCAAGCCAGTTATGACGGTAGGCGCAAAGAGCCTATCAATTTACCAGTTAAATTCCCACTACTTCTTGCTCAAGGAGCTGAAGGAATTGCAGTAGGTTTATCTACTAAAGTATTGCCGCACAATTTTATAGAATTGATAGACGCTTCTATAAAACACTTACAAGGCAAACGATTCAAACTATATCCAGATTTCCCTACTGGCGGCGCTGCAGATATTTCAAATTATAATGATGGTTTGAGAGGTGGGAAAGTACGTGTGCGTGCAAAAATGCATTCTCCAGATAAAAGTTCGATAGTAATTACCGAGATACCTTTTTCCACAACTACTAGTTCTTTAATTGATTCTATTCTTAAGGCAAACGATAAAGGTAAAATCAAGATCAAGAAAATAGAAGACAATACCGCTGCAAACGTGGAGATCATGATTCATTTGCCATCAGGACTGTCTCCTGATAAGACAATGGATGCATTATATGCTTTTACTAATTGTGAGGTAAGTATTTCTCCATTAGGTTGTGTTATTGAAGACAATAAACCGTTATTTGTTGGAGTCTCTGAGATGTTGCGCCGCAGTGCAGATCATACCGTCGAGCTTTTAAAAGCAGAGCTAGAAATACTCTTGCATGAAGTAGAGGAGCAGTGGCATTTTGCATCTTTGGAGCGCATTTTTATAGAAAACCGTATCTATCGTGATATTGAGGAAGAAGAAACTTGGGAAGGTGTTTTAAGCGCCATTGATAAAGGATTGCAACCTCACATCAAACACCTCAAAAGAAAGATTACTGAAGATGATATTGTACGATTGACAGAAATACGTATCAAACGCATCTCTAAATTTGATATTGATAAGGCGCAGCAAAAAATTGATGCCCTTGAAGATCGCATTGCAGAGTTAAAGCACCATCTAGAACACTTGATTGAGTTTGCAATTGATTACTTTACAAAACTTAAAAAGGACTACGGTAGTGGACGTGAGCGTAAAACAGAGCTTAAAAACTTTGAAGACATTGTTGCGTCCAAAGTGGTGATACGCAACACAAAGCTTTATGTAAATCGTGAAGAAGGTTTTATAGGAACATCCTTAAAAAGAGATGAATATGTAGGTGACGTGTCCGACATAGACGATATTATATGTTTTACTAAAGAAGGAACCATGATGGTGACTAAAGTAGATACCAAAACATTTATAGGCAAAAACATAGTTCATGTAGCTGTATTCAAGAAAAAAGACAAGCGTACCATTTATAACGTCATCTATCGTGATGGTAAGTCAGGACCTAGTTATATCAAAAGATTTGCCGTGACTAGCATGACGAGAGATCGTGAATACCCTATGGGTAAGGCAGACAAAGGCTCTGTGATGCATTATTTTAGTGCAAATCCAAATGGAGAAGCTGAGGTAGTTACTGTCAATTTAAGGCAGCAAGGCAGCATCAAAAAACTCAAGTGGGATATTGATTTTGCTGACATACTTATTAAAGGCAGATCTTCAAGAGGTAATCAAGTAACTAAATACAACATCAAAAAAGTAGAACTTAAGGAAGAAGGAGTTTCTACTTTAAAACCACGAAAAATATGGTTTGATGATGTTGTAAAACGTCTTAATGTGGATGGAAGAGGTGAGTTGCTAGGAGAATTTAGAGGTGAAGACCGACTTTTGATCATAACGCAGAAAGGAATTGCCAAAACTATTATTCCAGAAGTGACGGCACGTTTTGATGAAGATATGGTTGTGCTGGAAAAATGGATTCCTAATAAACCACTTTCGGCAATATATTATAATGGAGAACGTGAGTTGTTCTATGTAAAACGTTTCTTAATAGAAAATGAAGAACGTGAAGAGTCTATAATTTCAGATCATGAAGGCTCTTATTTAGAAATTATTTCGACTGATTATAAACCTGTTGCAGAGCTGGTTCATGTGAAGCCTAGAGGTAAGGAACAACCTGATAATGAGAAGATTCATATAGAAGAATTTATAGCTGTTAAAGGTATTGCCGCGCAAGGTAATATGCTCACAAAGAGCAAAATCAAACAAATCAATTTATTAGACCCTTTACCGTATGAGCCTGAAGAACAAACGCCTGCTCAAGAAATAGAGGTTAAAGAAGAAGAGGAGATAGACAGTAATCCAGCTGCTAAAGATGAGATTAAATCATCAACTCAAAATAAAGATGATTTACCAGATCCTGAAATAGATGATACTGGACAGTCCAGTTTATTTTAA
- a CDS encoding NAD-dependent succinate-semialdehyde dehydrogenase — translation MITTINPYNGKELKQYEELTKKEIKVKLEKAQKAFESWQTKSYEHRAKHIKKVGDLVRKNKDQYAKLMTQEMGKPITQSRGELEKCAWLCDFYAEKAEGFLANEHVETEHFKSYVSYEPIGVVLAVMPWNYPFWQVFRFIVPALMAGNVGVLKHASSVMGCAELIDQIFQEAEFPEGCFQNLVIGSDKVNAIIENDIIKAVTLTGSKPAGAAVAGTAGEQIKKTVLELGGNNALVVFNDADVDDAVQKCVDARFQNTGQSCIAGKRLLLHEDIAEDFLEKFTKKVKELVSGDPADENTYIGVMAREDLAEELEELMNISIEKGAELHYGGARDKAYFAPTILTNVTPDMPVFKEETFGPLMAVTVFKTEEEAIKLVNQSKFGLGASLFSTDLKKMEQLAPQIKDGAVFINHKVASHPALPFGGTGISGFGRELSHFGIREFVNIKTVVIA, via the coding sequence ATGATCACAACCATCAATCCATATAACGGTAAAGAGCTTAAACAGTATGAAGAGCTTACCAAAAAAGAAATCAAAGTTAAGCTAGAAAAGGCACAAAAGGCTTTTGAAAGCTGGCAAACTAAGAGCTACGAACATCGAGCAAAACACATTAAAAAAGTAGGTGATCTGGTCAGAAAAAATAAAGATCAGTATGCTAAACTCATGACACAAGAAATGGGAAAACCTATCACCCAATCTCGCGGCGAGTTAGAAAAATGTGCTTGGTTATGTGATTTTTATGCAGAAAAAGCAGAAGGCTTTTTAGCAAACGAGCATGTGGAAACAGAGCATTTTAAATCCTACGTGAGTTATGAACCTATAGGTGTAGTTCTTGCTGTGATGCCGTGGAATTATCCGTTTTGGCAAGTTTTTAGATTTATCGTTCCAGCTTTGATGGCTGGAAACGTAGGTGTTTTGAAACATGCCAGTAGTGTTATGGGCTGTGCAGAATTAATAGATCAAATCTTTCAAGAAGCAGAGTTTCCTGAAGGTTGCTTTCAAAACCTTGTGATAGGTAGCGATAAAGTAAATGCGATTATTGAAAATGATATTATCAAAGCCGTAACCTTGACTGGTTCTAAACCTGCGGGAGCAGCAGTGGCAGGAACAGCTGGAGAACAAATAAAGAAAACAGTTTTAGAATTAGGAGGTAACAACGCATTAGTCGTTTTTAATGATGCAGATGTGGATGATGCCGTACAGAAATGTGTAGATGCAAGATTTCAAAATACAGGACAGAGCTGTATCGCTGGAAAGAGATTGCTGCTACACGAAGATATTGCAGAAGACTTTCTAGAAAAGTTCACTAAAAAAGTAAAAGAACTGGTTTCCGGCGATCCAGCCGATGAGAACACTTATATAGGAGTGATGGCAAGAGAAGATCTCGCTGAAGAATTGGAAGAGCTCATGAATATTTCTATAGAAAAAGGAGCAGAATTACATTATGGTGGCGCTAGAGATAAGGCTTATTTCGCTCCTACTATTCTAACTAACGTAACACCAGATATGCCTGTTTTTAAGGAAGAAACTTTTGGTCCATTGATGGCAGTGACCGTATTCAAAACAGAAGAAGAAGCTATCAAATTAGTGAATCAATCAAAATTTGGGCTAGGAGCAAGCTTATTTTCAACTGATTTAAAGAAAATGGAGCAATTAGCACCTCAAATAAAAGATGGAGCGGTATTTATCAATCATAAAGTCGCAAGTCATCCAGCATTACCTTTTGGAGGTACTGGTATCTCTGGTTTTGGACGTGAATTATCTCATTTTGGGATTAGAGAATTTGTAAATATCAAGACTGTCGTGATTGCTTGA
- a CDS encoding DNA topoisomerase IV subunit B, translating to MDGTTKYTEDNIRSLDWKEHIRMRPGMYIGKLGDGSSADDGIYILLKEVIDNSIDEYVMGAGKTIEVSIQGERVIVRDYGRGIPLGKVVDVVSKMNTGGKYDSKAFKKSVGLNGVGTKAVNALSSYFRVESSREGKSASAEFERGELIGKEFLEETTRRKGTKMTFVPDGEIFKNFKYRPEYVVRMLKYYVYLNPGLTIIFNGEKFFSEHGLKDLLGETIAESDRLYPIIHLRSDDIEVAMTHSRTQYSEEYHSFANGQNTTQGGTHQAAFRESVVKTIREFYGKNYEASDVRKSIVSAIAIKVMEPVFESQTKTKLGSTEMGGDLPTVRTFINDFVKTQLDNYLHKNPPVAEALQKKIIQAERERKELSGIRKLARDRAKKASLHNKKLRDCRVHLGDTKKDNNLDSTLFITEGDSASGSITKSRNVNTQAVFSLRGKPLNSYNMSKKIVYENEEFNLLQAALNIEDSMEDLRYNKIVIATDADVDGMHIRLLLITFFLQFFPELIKKGHLYILQTPLFRVRNKKETRYCYTPEERAAAMAELGKNPEITRFKGLGEISPDEFVHFIGEDIRLDPIMLDDGMSIEDLLKFYMGKNTPDRQEFIIDNLKVELDVVED from the coding sequence ATGGACGGAACTACTAAATATACCGAGGATAATATCCGGTCGCTGGACTGGAAAGAGCACATAAGAATGCGTCCTGGAATGTACATCGGTAAGCTGGGCGATGGCTCCAGTGCAGATGATGGTATTTACATTTTATTAAAAGAAGTTATCGATAATTCTATCGATGAATATGTCATGGGCGCTGGTAAAACTATAGAGGTTTCTATTCAAGGAGAGCGTGTTATAGTTAGAGATTATGGTCGCGGTATTCCATTAGGTAAAGTTGTAGACGTAGTATCTAAAATGAATACTGGTGGTAAGTATGACTCTAAGGCCTTTAAAAAATCTGTAGGTCTTAATGGAGTAGGTACTAAAGCGGTTAATGCGTTGTCTTCCTATTTTAGAGTAGAATCTTCGCGAGAAGGAAAAAGCGCCAGTGCCGAATTTGAGCGTGGAGAGCTCATCGGGAAAGAGTTTCTAGAAGAAACGACAAGACGCAAAGGAACTAAGATGACTTTTGTACCTGATGGCGAAATCTTCAAAAACTTTAAATACCGTCCTGAGTATGTAGTCCGCATGTTGAAGTATTATGTCTATCTCAATCCAGGATTGACTATTATTTTTAATGGCGAAAAGTTTTTCTCAGAGCACGGACTTAAAGATCTTTTAGGCGAAACTATTGCAGAGAGTGATCGATTATATCCTATCATTCATTTAAGGTCTGATGATATTGAGGTTGCAATGACACATAGTAGAACTCAATACAGTGAGGAGTACCATTCATTTGCAAACGGGCAAAACACTACGCAAGGTGGAACGCATCAAGCAGCCTTCAGAGAAAGTGTGGTAAAAACAATTAGAGAATTTTACGGCAAAAATTACGAAGCAAGCGATGTACGCAAGTCTATAGTAAGCGCGATTGCTATTAAGGTAATGGAGCCAGTATTTGAATCGCAGACTAAAACCAAACTAGGTTCTACCGAAATGGGAGGCGATTTACCTACGGTACGTACCTTTATAAATGATTTTGTAAAAACGCAACTTGATAATTACCTGCACAAGAATCCGCCAGTGGCAGAGGCTTTACAGAAAAAAATTATCCAGGCAGAACGAGAACGTAAAGAACTTTCTGGAATTAGAAAACTAGCTCGCGATCGCGCAAAAAAAGCCAGCCTACACAACAAAAAACTACGAGACTGTCGTGTTCATTTAGGGGACACCAAAAAAGATAACAATCTAGACAGTACTCTTTTTATTACCGAGGGAGATTCAGCTAGTGGATCGATTACAAAATCACGTAATGTGAATACACAAGCAGTTTTCTCTTTGAGAGGAAAGCCTTTGAATTCTTATAACATGAGCAAGAAAATTGTTTATGAAAACGAAGAATTCAATCTGTTGCAGGCAGCATTAAATATAGAGGACAGTATGGAAGACCTGCGATACAACAAAATCGTGATCGCAACGGATGCCGATGTGGATGGAATGCACATACGATTGTTACTCATCACTTTCTTCTTGCAATTCTTTCCAGAATTGATCAAAAAAGGACATTTGTACATTTTGCAAACGCCTTTATTTAGAGTTCGCAACAAGAAAGAAACCAGGTATTGCTACACACCAGAGGAGCGTGCAGCTGCAATGGCAGAGTTAGGAAAAAATCCAGAGATCACACGATTTAAAGGACTTGGGGAAATCAGCCCAGATGAGTTCGTGCATTTTATAGGAGAAGATATACGCCTAGATCCTATCATGCTGGACGATGGTATGAGTATCGAGGATTTACTAAAATTCTATATGGGAAAAAATACTCCAGATAGACAGGAATTTATAATCGATAATTTGAAAGTAGAGCTGGATGTTGTTGAGGATTAA
- a CDS encoding M43 family zinc metalloprotease produces the protein MKKTFTQVLLSLVVLFSTFAFAQERQCSTHTDLQLAMAQDPVLERNVQDVERFLKQRSRELISTNAINGDVITIPVVVHVLYGNATQNISVAQIQSQIDVLNEDFRRTNSDADNVWSQAADMQIEFCLAQVDPNGNATNGITRKASSVTSWNTTQNRMKSSATGGTDAWDTTQYLNMWTVSALNSNGQPGILGYAQFPGGNRATDGVVMGYNYFGRTGAVSAPFDGGRTTTHEVGHLFGLRHIWGDGPCGADDFVSDTPLSDASNGGCQIGTVSCGSTDMVQNYMDYSNDSCMNLFTLGQKARMRANLLSGGFHSSLAQSTKCTPPSGGGGTGCNSTINNFPYSNGFENSLAGWTQDSGDTLDWTIQSGGTPSSSTGPSGAAQGTFYVYVEASDPNFNKTAILNSPCLDFTSGSTPTASFRYQMTGNAVGTLRLQARTAGSSSWSTVFTKSGDQGTAWVTGTAALSSNTEQVRLVVDTTDSWQGDIAVDAFDITVATSGGGSGCANGVSSFPYNEGFENTLGQWSQNSGDSHNWTLRSGGTPSGSTGPSGAAQGTFYVYVEASDPNFNKTAILDSPCFDLSNQSNATLSFQYQMTGNAVGTLRVQASTGGAYSTIFTQSGDQGAAWQTANVSLAAYAGNDLQLRLVVDTTSSWQGDIAVDDLEISGASADKCAGVPAYNSANTYSVGDQVVYQNTLFERAPSQWLNLGTCGTAREAIASDVSIPLEISVYPNPVSGSQLFTTATGENVNYVIYNLTGQTVAKGSIEGNAINVAELKANVYLIQINDGSQTVTKKFIKK, from the coding sequence ATGAAAAAAACCTTTACCCAAGTGCTACTTTCTTTAGTAGTCTTATTCTCAACATTTGCTTTTGCTCAAGAAAGACAATGTTCTACTCATACAGATTTACAACTTGCGATGGCTCAAGATCCTGTTTTAGAAAGAAATGTTCAAGACGTGGAACGTTTTCTAAAACAAAGATCTAGAGAATTAATTTCAACCAATGCAATTAATGGTGACGTCATCACCATACCTGTGGTTGTACATGTATTGTATGGAAATGCAACTCAAAACATAAGTGTTGCACAAATACAGTCTCAAATAGATGTTCTTAATGAAGATTTTAGAAGGACTAATAGCGATGCAGATAATGTATGGTCGCAAGCAGCAGACATGCAGATAGAATTTTGTCTTGCTCAAGTAGATCCTAATGGAAATGCAACTAATGGGATTACTAGAAAAGCTTCTTCTGTTACGTCATGGAATACAACGCAAAACAGAATGAAAAGTTCGGCTACTGGCGGTACTGATGCATGGGACACTACCCAATACCTTAATATGTGGACCGTATCGGCTTTAAATAGTAATGGACAACCAGGTATTCTAGGTTATGCACAATTTCCTGGAGGTAATCGAGCTACCGACGGTGTTGTGATGGGTTATAATTATTTTGGTCGTACAGGAGCTGTTTCTGCTCCATTTGATGGTGGTAGAACTACTACTCATGAAGTAGGTCACCTTTTTGGTCTTCGTCATATTTGGGGTGATGGCCCTTGTGGAGCAGACGATTTTGTTTCTGACACTCCTTTATCTGATGCATCTAACGGTGGTTGTCAAATAGGAACTGTTTCTTGTGGATCCACTGATATGGTACAGAATTATATGGATTATTCTAATGACTCTTGTATGAACTTATTTACTTTAGGTCAAAAAGCAAGAATGAGAGCTAACTTATTAAGCGGTGGTTTCCACTCTTCACTAGCGCAATCGACTAAGTGCACTCCTCCATCAGGTGGCGGCGGTACTGGATGTAACAGTACAATTAATAATTTCCCTTATTCTAACGGATTTGAAAATAGTCTAGCAGGTTGGACTCAAGATAGTGGCGATACTTTGGACTGGACTATTCAATCTGGTGGTACTCCATCAAGTAGTACAGGTCCTTCTGGCGCAGCTCAAGGTACTTTCTATGTATATGTAGAAGCTTCTGATCCTAACTTCAACAAAACTGCCATACTTAACTCTCCATGTTTAGACTTTACAAGCGGTTCTACTCCGACAGCTTCATTTAGATATCAAATGACTGGTAATGCAGTAGGAACTTTGAGGTTACAAGCAAGAACAGCTGGTTCTTCTTCTTGGTCTACTGTATTCACTAAATCTGGTGATCAAGGTACTGCCTGGGTAACCGGCACGGCTGCTTTAAGTTCAAATACAGAACAAGTAAGACTTGTGGTAGACACGACTGACTCATGGCAAGGTGATATTGCAGTAGATGCTTTTGACATTACAGTAGCTACTTCTGGTGGCGGTTCTGGTTGTGCAAACGGTGTTTCTTCTTTCCCTTATAATGAAGGTTTTGAAAACACATTAGGACAATGGTCTCAAAATAGTGGCGATAGTCACAACTGGACGTTACGCTCTGGTGGAACACCTTCTGGTAGCACTGGTCCTTCTGGTGCAGCTCAAGGTACTTTCTATGTATATGTAGAAGCTTCTGATCCTAACTTCAACAAAACTGCTATACTTGATTCTCCTTGTTTTGATTTGAGTAACCAAAGTAATGCAACTCTATCTTTCCAATACCAAATGACTGGTAACGCAGTAGGAACTTTAAGAGTTCAAGCGAGTACAGGTGGAGCTTACAGCACGATCTTTACGCAATCTGGCGATCAAGGAGCTGCATGGCAAACTGCCAATGTAAGTTTAGCTGCTTATGCAGGTAACGACCTTCAATTAAGATTAGTAGTTGATACGACGTCTTCATGGCAAGGTGACATCGCAGTAGATGATTTAGAAATTTCTGGAGCTTCTGCCGATAAATGTGCTGGTGTACCTGCTTACAATAGTGCTAATACTTATTCTGTAGGAGATCAAGTAGTGTATCAAAATACGTTATTTGAGCGTGCTCCTAGTCAATGGTTAAATTTAGGTACTTGTGGCACCGCAAGAGAAGCAATCGCTAGTGATGTTTCTATTCCTCTTGAAATTTCTGTATATCCTAACCCAGTAAGTGGATCACAATTATTTACAACTGCCACTGGCGAAAATGTAAACTACGTTATTTACAACCTAACTGGTCAAACAGTTGCAAAGGGCAGCATAGAGGGAAATGCAATCAACGTGGCAGAATTGAAAGCTAACGTTTACCTGATTCAAATCAATGATGGATCTCAAACGGTAACTAAGAAGTTCATCAAGAAATAA